From one Melospiza melodia melodia isolate bMelMel2 chromosome 6, bMelMel2.pri, whole genome shotgun sequence genomic stretch:
- the MRPL23 gene encoding large ribosomal subunit protein uL23m, whose translation MAAGARRAVYPLFQRGGPQLRIFRPNFFMLAVRPGVPQPEDTVQFRVSMEMTKLDIRNYLERIYNVPVAAVRTRIQYGANNKRNHRNQRVKKPDYKVAYVQLGQGQTFQFPNLFPEKEQDTETRSFDDFKDKYMEKEKQKEEGDPRRGGVPDWFGL comes from the exons T GTACCCGCTGTTCCAGAGGGGCGGCCCGCAGCTGCGGATCTTCCGTCCCAACTTCTTCATGCTGGCGGTGCGGCCCGGCGTGCCCCAGCCCGAGGACACCGTGCAGTTCCGCGTCTCCATGGA AATGACAAAATTGGATATCAGGAATTACCTTGAAAGAATATACAATGTGCCAGTAGCTGCTGTGAGGACCAGGATACAGTATG GTGCAAACAACAAGAGGAATCACAGGAATCAGAGAGTGAAGAAGCCAGATTACAAGGTCGCCTATGTACAGCTG GGCCAAGGACAAACCTTTCAGTTTCCCAACCTATTTCCAGAGAAAGAACAAGACACAGAAACTCGCTCTTTTGATGACTTCAAGGATAAATATATGGAGAAAGAGAAGCAGAAGGAGGAGGGTGACCCCAGACGAGGTGGAGTCCCTGATTGGTTTGGACTTTGA